A part of Caretta caretta isolate rCarCar2 chromosome 1, rCarCar1.hap1, whole genome shotgun sequence genomic DNA contains:
- the LOC125640052 gene encoding lysozyme g-like → MLLTLMILGLAALFGTSESQTGCFGNINNVDTTGASCKTARQEGLNYCGVPASEKIAERDLNNMNKYKTIIKSAGKKRCVDPAVIAGIVSRESHAGTLLKGGWGDNGNAFGLMQVDKNYHSIVGQWNGEDHLLDATQILIGMIKGIQKKFPRWTKEQQMKGGISAYNGGLGNVRSYVNMDIGTPGDDYANDVVARAKFYKRNGY, encoded by the exons ATGCTACTAACGCTGATGATTCTGGGCCTTGCTGCCCTTTTTG GTACTTCTGAGAGTCAGACTGGATGCTTTGGTAACATAAACAATGTTGATACCACTGGGGCTTCCTGTAAAACTGCAAGACAAGAAGGTTTAAATTACTGTG GAGTTCCTGCATCAGAAAAGATTGCTGAGAGGGACTTAAATAATATGAACAAATATAAAACCATCATTAAGAGCGCTGGCAAAAAAAGATGTGTGGATCCAGCTGTGATCGCTGGTATCGTCTCTCGGGAGTCGCATGCTGGAACTCTCCTAAAGGGTGGCTGGGGCGATAACGGCAATGCATTTGGTTTAATGCAG GTTGATAAAAACTACCATAGTATTGTTGGACAGTGGAATGGTGAAGATCATCTCCTTGATGCTACACAAATCCTTATTGGTATGATTAAGGGAATCCAGAAAAAATTCCCCAGATGGACAAAGGAACAACAGATGAAAG GTGGGATTTCTGCCTACAACGGAGGACTAGGAAATGTCCGAAGTTATGTAAATATGGATATTGGCACGCCTGGCGATGATTATGCCAATGATGTCGTTGCACGAGCCAAGTTTTATAAGAGAAATGGATACTGA